The Flavobacterium commune genome contains the following window.
TCGGAGGAAGGATTCTGACCAATGATAAAAAAGCGGCTAAATACCTGAATTCACCTGAAAGTGAAATCTACCATAAGAGTAAAGTTTTATATGGTATTTTTCAGGCTAAGCAATCTATAGCTAAATTAAACAATTGTTTTTTAGTTGAGGGTTATACTGATGTAATTCAGTTTAATCAAGCGGGAATTGAGAATGTGGTGGCTTCTTCGGGAACTGCTTTGACTCCGGATCAAATCAGATTAATCAACCGATTGACCAAAAATATTACCGTTCTTTTTGATGGTGATGCTGCCGGACTTCGGGCTTCTGTTCGTGGAATCGATTTGATTCTAGAGGAAGGAATGAATGTGAAAGTTTGTACTTTTCCTGATGGAGAAGATCCGGATAGTTTTGCTAAAAAAACATCGCATGACGATTTGGTTGCTTATTTAGAAAATAATGCTAAGGATTTTATTCAGTTCAAAGCTTCGTTGTTAATGGATGAAGCCAAGAATGATCCTATCAAGAAAGCCGATTTGATTCGGGATATGGTGCAAAGTATTTCTAAAATTCCAGATCGTATTCAGCGCGAAGTTTACATCCAGGAATGTTCTCGAATTATGGATATTTCGGAGCAAGTCCTTATTAGTACTTTAGCTCAGTTGATTCAAAAAGATGTTGCTGAAGTTGCTAAAAAGCAAAAGCAGGAGCAAAAACCTTTTGAAGTTCATAGAAACCAAAACCCGAAAAATACAGGGTATTCAGGAGGAGATCCGGAAGATCCCAGATTTGGGCCGCCAGAGAATTATCCTGGAGAACCGGGATATCAAAGCGAGCCTACAGAAAAAGTAGATGTTCTTTATCGTTTAGAACGAAAAGTTATTGAAATTTTATTGCTTTATGGAAATAAAACAGAACAATTTGAAGATGTTTTGATGAAGTCAAATGAAGATGGCGAAATCGTGAATGTCTCTGAAATGAAGTCCTATAAAGTTTTTCAACGTATCTATTTAAGTTTACAAGAAGATGAAGTTGAATTAGCTAACCCTTTGTTTCGTGGAATATTTACTGATTTGATTAACCATTATCTTCAAAATGATTCTTTTAGTTTAGAACAGTATTTGATGCATTTGCCAGCAGAATATGCCCAGGAAGTGACTGATATTTTGATGGAAGATGAGCGATTAGTTTTGCATGATTGGGAAGGTCAAAATATTTTTCCTAAAACAAAACAGGATACTATAAGCCAAAATGTTTCTGAGACTATTTTAACCTTAAGATGGTATTTAGTCGGTAGAATTATTGATGAATTAAAAAACTCCATATCTCCTGATCAGGATAATATGGAGTCTTTAATGATGATTAGAGATTATAATGAACTCACTCGAGCTTTTTCAAAAAAACTGGGTAGGGTTATGTCTCGTTTTTAGATTAAACGATCTCTAAACTTTTAGCTTTGTTTACTAAATCAACTAAGTTAGTAACATTTAGTTTCGTTAATAAACGTAATTTATAAGTACTAATGGTTTTTTCGTTCAAACCTAAGATTTCTGCAATCTCGTGGTTTTTCTTTCCACCACTTAAATAACGTAAAACTTCTACTTCACGGTTAGAAAGTTTACGGTACAAACGCTCGCTTTTACTTTGTTTGGCAATTAAAGCCAGGTTTTTCTTAACCGTTTCATTCATGATAATTTTACCTTGATGAACTTTGATTATAGATTGTCCCAGAGTCTCTAATTTCTCTTTTTTATGAACATATCCGGAAACTCCAGCTTTGATGGCATTAGGAGCATAAATTTGTTCAGAAAGTCCACTAAAAATAATAATTTTAGTTTTAGGGAAATTCTTTAAAAGCGCTTTTACTTCAAAAATACTCGAAAGACCTTCAAGTTCTAAGTCTAAGACAAGAACGTCAATTTCTTTTGTTAAGAGTATATCTCTTATCATCAAAAAACTACCAACATTGGCAGTAATTGATATGTCTGAATGGTCTTTGAAGTACGACTTTACTCCAAAATGCACTACCGGAAAATTATCGGCTAGACAAACTTTAATCATGATTTTTTTTTTTTTAGGGTTGTTTTTTTGTGTGAATTATATATATAAATTTAAGTAAAAAAAAGCAATAATACTATTTTTTATAGATAAAATAGTATTAAATCCGATTAATTACACAAACTGGTATTGGATTCATCTTGTGTTGGTTGATTGTGTTGAGTTTTTTGTAGATTTCAAACACCTTTTTTTCTCTTTCAGAGTAATTGTTTTGGGGGTTTTTATTCTCATCTTCGAGCATTGCCCATTCTAATTCGTCATAAGTGGCACCTAATTGTTGCTCATCGGTTTTTTCATCTCCAAATAAACCATCTGAAGGTTGAGCTGTTAAGATAGAATTAGGGACTTGTAAATATTCGGCTAAAGCAAAAACATCTGATTTCATTAAATCGGCAATCGGACTTAAATCGACACCGCCATCACCGTATTTAGTGTAGAAACCTACGCCAAAGTCTTCTACTTTATTACCGGTTCCTGCAACTAATAGTCCATGAACTCCTGCATAATAATATAAGGTAGTCATTCTTAATCGTGCGCGGGTGTTGGCTAAGGTTAGATTAAGTTTGTTTTCTTCAAAGTTGGCAGGAACTTCTTTTTTAAAAGTTTCAAATACAGCTGTTAAGTCAGTGTGTACACTACTCACATTAGAAAAACGCTTCTTAAGTTGTTCAATATGCTCTTTAGCGCGGCTTACATGACTGACATGTTGGTGGATTGGCATTTCAACACATAAAACCTGAAGTCCGGTTTGAGCGCATAAAGTAGAGGTTACAGCCGAATCTACACCGCCTGAAATTCCTACTACAAAACCATTAACTTTTGTGGTTGTTGCATAAGATTTTAACCAATTGACAATCTGAGTGTTTACCTGATCAACTTTTAGAGTGCTTTTTTTAGTCATAAATAGTTCAAATTTTAAGCATCAGGAACGTATCTTTGCATCAAATTTTCGTTAACATACTGGTTGTTCCTGTTATAATGCTGCAAATTTAATTAAAATAAAATGAAAACTTGTGTATTTTCCTTAGTTCTATTGTTCTTTTTTTTGTCATGTGAGACTAAAAATAAGACAGAAAAAGCAGTAGAGGCTATTTCGGTTGATTTAAAAGTGGTACGATTTGATAAAATATTTTTCGAAACCGCTCCTGAGGATCTGCCAAAGATTAAAAAAGAATTTCCTTTTTTCTTTCCGACCGGAAATGATGCTGCTGTTTGGTTAGAAAAAATGCAAAATCCTCTTTGGCGTGAATTGTATAGTGAAGTTCAAAAAAAGTTTTCCAATTTTGATTTGTATAAAGCAGAATTAGAAGGGGTTTTTAAGCATATAAAATACAATTTTCCTAAAACAGTTACGCCTAAAGTATATACTATTGTAGCTGAAATGGATTATAATAATAAGGTGATTTATGCTGATAGCTTATTGATTATTTCGCTTGAAATGTATCTGGGGAAGGAACATAAATTTTATCAGTTTCCGAATTATTTAAAACAAAATTTCGAACCCAGACAAATGATGCCTGATGTTGTAGAAAGTTTTGCAAGAAGACAAATCCCGCCAAGCATAGAAAAAAACTTTTTGGCGGCTATGATTTATTCCGGAAAGCAATTGTATTTAAAAGATAAATTGTTGTCAGAAGATTATACTGATGCGGATAAAATAGGTTACACAGCTGAGCAATTGTTGTGGTGTCAGGAAAACGAGAGTTATATGTGGCGTTATTTTATTGAAGATCAATTGCTGTATAATGATGATCCTAAGTTGATTCCTAGGTTTATTAGTCCAGCGCCTTTTTCTAAATTTTATTTAGAAATTGATAATGAGTCTCCGGGTAAGGTAGGAGCCTGGATTGGTTGGCAAATTGTGCGTTCGTATATGAAAAATAATGAAGTATCTTTGCCGCAATTAATGCAGATGAGTGCAAAAGAAATTTTTGAAAAATCAAATTATAAACCTAAGAAATAATGTCAAATACAAATAAATCAGAAATAAATTTCCTGGTAGAATTA
Protein-coding sequences here:
- the gldB gene encoding gliding motility lipoprotein GldB — translated: MKTCVFSLVLLFFFLSCETKNKTEKAVEAISVDLKVVRFDKIFFETAPEDLPKIKKEFPFFFPTGNDAAVWLEKMQNPLWRELYSEVQKKFSNFDLYKAELEGVFKHIKYNFPKTVTPKVYTIVAEMDYNNKVIYADSLLIISLEMYLGKEHKFYQFPNYLKQNFEPRQMMPDVVESFARRQIPPSIEKNFLAAMIYSGKQLYLKDKLLSEDYTDADKIGYTAEQLLWCQENESYMWRYFIEDQLLYNDDPKLIPRFISPAPFSKFYLEIDNESPGKVGAWIGWQIVRSYMKNNEVSLPQLMQMSAKEIFEKSNYKPKK
- the dnaG gene encoding DNA primase is translated as MISKATIDTVFETARVEEVIGDFVQLKRAGSNFKGLSPFSDERSPSFMVSPAKGIWKDFSSGKGGNSVAFLMEHSHFTYPEAIRYLAKKYNIEIEETEQTDAEKANMDARESMYLVSEFAKDYFHNTLLNTEEGKAIGLSYFKERGFTAETIKKFSLGYSPETWDAFTKEALGKGYKLEFLESTGLTIPREDRPFDRFKGRVMFPIQSMSGRVLGFGGRILTNDKKAAKYLNSPESEIYHKSKVLYGIFQAKQSIAKLNNCFLVEGYTDVIQFNQAGIENVVASSGTALTPDQIRLINRLTKNITVLFDGDAAGLRASVRGIDLILEEGMNVKVCTFPDGEDPDSFAKKTSHDDLVAYLENNAKDFIQFKASLLMDEAKNDPIKKADLIRDMVQSISKIPDRIQREVYIQECSRIMDISEQVLISTLAQLIQKDVAEVAKKQKQEQKPFEVHRNQNPKNTGYSGGDPEDPRFGPPENYPGEPGYQSEPTEKVDVLYRLERKVIEILLLYGNKTEQFEDVLMKSNEDGEIVNVSEMKSYKVFQRIYLSLQEDEVELANPLFRGIFTDLINHYLQNDSFSLEQYLMHLPAEYAQEVTDILMEDERLVLHDWEGQNIFPKTKQDTISQNVSETILTLRWYLVGRIIDELKNSISPDQDNMESLMMIRDYNELTRAFSKKLGRVMSRF
- a CDS encoding response regulator transcription factor, whose translation is MIKVCLADNFPVVHFGVKSYFKDHSDISITANVGSFLMIRDILLTKEIDVLVLDLELEGLSSIFEVKALLKNFPKTKIIIFSGLSEQIYAPNAIKAGVSGYVHKKEKLETLGQSIIKVHQGKIIMNETVKKNLALIAKQSKSERLYRKLSNREVEVLRYLSGGKKNHEIAEILGLNEKTISTYKLRLLTKLNVTNLVDLVNKAKSLEIV
- the nadE gene encoding NAD(+) synthase — protein: MTKKSTLKVDQVNTQIVNWLKSYATTTKVNGFVVGISGGVDSAVTSTLCAQTGLQVLCVEMPIHQHVSHVSRAKEHIEQLKKRFSNVSSVHTDLTAVFETFKKEVPANFEENKLNLTLANTRARLRMTTLYYYAGVHGLLVAGTGNKVEDFGVGFYTKYGDGGVDLSPIADLMKSDVFALAEYLQVPNSILTAQPSDGLFGDEKTDEQQLGATYDELEWAMLEDENKNPQNNYSEREKKVFEIYKKLNTINQHKMNPIPVCVINRI